From the genome of Anaerolineae bacterium:
GCGGAGAAATAACGCTATGGGCAACACATCGTCGCGATCAGAAAACACTGGTCCTTCATCAGCTTTGCTACGCATCCTGACCGAAGCTGGGGCGCGCTACACAAGCGAGCCAATCCCTGATATCGGACTGGCAGAACATCTGCCGTTCCCCTTTCTGGCGATTGTCAACCAGATTGAGATGCGCATGGCGCTGTTGCTGGCAGTGATCAATCCTGCTGTTGGCGGCGTGTTGCTCATCGGCCCGCGGGGGACAGGCAAGACTACCTGTGTGCGCAGCCTGACCGGCATTCTACCTGACATCTTGGTAAGCACCTGTCCTGAGGGGTGCATGCCTGAAGATTACGAGCGTCTTGGTGAAGCAGGTGTTTGTCCCCTCTGCGCGCAAAAACTGGCAGCCGGTGAATCCATCACCCGCCTTGAACCAGTCCGCCTGGTTGAGTTACCTCTAAATGCCCGGTTGGAGGATGTTGTGGGCGGCATCAATGAGCGCGTCGCCATCCAGCAAAATCGCATCAAGCTGGAACGTGGCATACTGTCGCGGGCCGATCAAAACCTGTTGTATATCGATGAAGTAAATCTGCTTGACGACATCATCGTCGACGCGATTCTGGACGCGGCAGCGCAGGGAAGCTATACAGTGCGCCGGGGAGCAATGGTCGGAACATACCGGTCGCGGTTTGTGTTGATTGGCTCAATGAATCCAGAGGAGGGACGCCTGCGTCCGCAGATCATGGACCGGTTTGGCTTGCGGGTGACCGTTCGTGGATTGACTGATGATAACGAAAGGATCGAAGTCTACGAACGGGTCCGCCGTTACCGGGCTAACCCGCGTCGCTTCATCGCCGAATGGGCCGCCGCAACGGACGAAATGCGGGAGGAAGTCATGGCAGCACGGGAGTTGCTGCGCGAAGTGACACTGGCCAAGGATGCCCAGAGTGCTGGCCTGGAACTGGTGCGCAAACTACAGCTGGATTCCCACCGCGCGGAATACACGATGTTTGAGGCGGCACGCGCCCACGCCGCGGCAGATGGCCGCATTGTGGCTGAGGTACAGGATGTCCGTGCCGTGGCGCCGCTGGCGTTGCGCCAGCGGCGAAGCCAGTTCATGGTGGACTTCTTTGACCGTCAGGCTGCCGAGGATGAGGCTATTCAGGAACACCTGAACGCCATCATTGGCAGGCAGGAATAAGGCGCGAGCGGCCGATGAGAGAGCGTCATTGCGCTATGGACTGGCTTTGCCTGGGATCGCAATTGCTGGCCGTTGTAGCCTGTTTTCTGCCCTGGCTATGGCATCCGGCAGCAGCGCTTTCACCACAGGTATTCGATCTGGCAGAGTGGACTTCGCTCGTGCCAGAAATCCGTAATAGGCCAGTAGCACTGCTACCATCGCTGCTCTTGCGTAGCAGTGTTGCCCTGCTGGCCGTAGCCATCTGGCTGGCAGCAGTTGGCCGGCAGGATCACCATCAGGTTACCTGCATCCAGGGTGCGATTGCCGTCTGCCTCACCTTGATGCTCCTGCCCCCTGCCGACTTTTTCCTGACGGCGCAGGAGGACCCAAACTACCGTCAGCAATTCTGGATCGCCCTGGTCGCCGTCGGAATCATGGTCGCAGCAATTGTGTCGCGGCCTCGTCTGGCCGCCTGGATTCCACGGCTGGCTGCAGTGGCCCTGTTTCTCGGCGCAGCCTGTGCGATTGCCGGACTCATCGCAAGCGCACCGCTGACTACAACACTTGGGGTCTCGATGAGGCTTGGCGCTGGCATCTTCCTGTACGTGCTGGGGGCGCTTGCGTCAGGCGCCTGCCTGATCCGGCTGTCACTCCGCCAAGAAACTGTCACCTGAAAACCGAAAAGCGGGCAGATTTCCCCGCCCGCTTCCCTGCCTGAGTTCAGTGTGTGCCGTGACGCGCCGATGGGCCTGAGAGCGGTTGATATCAGTCAACCATGCGGCTGGAGATGTAGTCGATAGCTTCCCCAACGGTTGTGATTTTCTGTGCTTCCTCGTCGGAGATCTCGCCGCCGAACTCCTCCTCAAAGCCCATGATGAGTTCAACCAGATCTAGCGAATCGGCTTCAAGATCCTCACGGAAGCGGGCTTCCCGCACGACCTTCTCTTCGTCAACGCCCAGCAGATCGACGATGATGCCCTTGACGCGTTCTTCAACACTATCGGCCATGAAGGTACCTCCGTTGTGTGTAACACTGTTCTGGTGTCATTATACCCGCAATGCAGAGACACTCAAGCCTCTAGCTTCAGAGAAAGGGGCTTTTGACACGGATCAGGCAAGCTGGTAGCATTTCTGGCTGCGAATACATAGCAAGGAACACCCGCCCATGCCTGAAGTTGCGGATAGTCGGCTGACTTCCAGTCGCAAAGCGGATCATATCCGGATCAACCTCGAGGAAAATGTGCAATTTCCGCGCCTTACGACTGGCCTTGAGCGGTATCGTTTTCTACATCAGGCTGTACCAGAGCTGAACCTGACTGAGATCGATTTGCACACAGAATTTCTGGGAAAGCGTCTGGCAGCCCCTATCTTGATTTCGTCTATGACCGGTGGTACCGAGGAAGCCCACCGGATTAACCGAAATCTGGCGCTTGCGGCTCAGCAAATGGGCATTGCGATGGGGCTGGGGTCTCAGCGGGCAGCAATTGAGAATCCGTCTTTAGCCTGGACGTTTCAGGTGCGGGATGTTGCGCCGGATATTCTGCTGTTTGCGAATCTGGGGGCTGTGCAACTTAACTATGGTTATGGTGTGGAGCATTGCCAGCGAGCCGTTGACATGGTTGGGGCTGATGCGCTTATCCTACACCTCAATGTGCTACAGGAAGCCGTTCAGCCGGAAGGTGACGGTAACTTTGCCGGTCTTCTAGACAGGATTGAGCAGGTGTGTCGCGTGCTGCCTGTGCCGGTTATTGCTAAAGAAGTTGGCTGGGGGCTTTCTGAGGAGGCGGCGCGTCGGCTGATTGACGCGGGTGTCCACATTTTGGACGTCGCCGGCTCAGGGGGTACTTCATGGAGTGAAGTCGAGTATCATCGGGCGCCTAATGCATTTTATGCACAGGTTGCTGCGTGTTTTGCTGACTGGGGTATTCCCACCGCTGATAGCCTGATCTACGTCCGGGGGGTGGCGCCTGCAATACCTTTAATCGCCAGCGGCGGGTTGCGGGATGGCGTTGACATTGCCAAGTGTCTGGCGCTTGGGGCTGACCTCGCCGGGTTGGCCGGCCCATTTCTGAAGGTGGCTGCTCAATCTGTTGAAGCTGTGCTGGAACTCATTGAACTGCTGGAGCGCCAGTTGCGTATCGCTATGCTGTGTGCTGGCGCTGGAGATATTGCATCGTTGAAGAAGGTATCTCTTGTGGTTCATTCCCCCTCCCCTCTGGAGGCGTGATGGAAGATCGCTGGAAAGAACTAGCTGTTTATCGGGACGCGCTCAACCGTGAGATGCGTTCACTTGTGGGTCGTTTTGCGCCCGGACCGGCTGAGCTTGACCGTATGCTGTGTTACCACCTGGGCTGGGTGGATGAAGATGGGCATGCGGTTGAAGTGTATCCTGGTAAGCAGGTTCGTCCATTGCTGGTGTTGTTGAGTGCAGAGAGCGCTGGTGGTAAGTGGGAGCAGGCGCTTCCCGCAGCGGCTGCTATCGAGTTGCTGCACAACTTCTCATTGATTCATGATGATATTGAGGATGGCAGCCCCCTGCGCCGTGGGCGTCCCTCGGTCTGGAAGTTATGGGGAGTTTCAAGCGCTATTAATGCTGGGGATGCCATGTTTGCTCTATCTTATGCGGCGCTCTGGAGCCTGGTGGAGAGGGGGGTTCCTGAGTACCGGGTGTTGCAGGCTATGTCGCTGTTTGCGCGAACGGGCCTCGAATTGACCCGTGGTCAGCATCTGGATATGGCTTTTGAGCGTGTATCAGTTGTTTCTGTTGATGAGTACCTGGCAATGATTGGCGCGAAATCTGCGGCGTTGATTGCCGCCAGTGCGGAGATGGGGGCGCTTGTCTCCGGTGCGCCAGATAAAGTGGTGCAGCGCTATCGCGAGTTTGGGTATGCGCTGGGGGTCGCGTTTCAGATTAGGGATGATATTCTTGGAATCTGGGGGGAACAGCGTGTGACTGGTAAGTCGACGGTGACAGATATTGTGTCTAAGAAGAAGACATTGCCAGTGCTCTTTGGGCTTGAGGTGAGTTCTGAGTTGCGTGAGATCTATGCACAACCAGGGCTGTCTGACATGGATGTGGCGCGGTGTGTGCAGATTCTGGGTGAGTGTGGTGCACGAGAGTATGCGGTGAAGCTTGAGGAGCAGTATTTGGAGCGTGTTGGTGAAGTTGTTGGTAGTTTGGGTGGTGGAGGGGTGTCTGATGTGTTGCTGTGGTTGGTGGAGGCTTTGTTGGGGCGTGGTTTTTGAGTTTGGGTATATGACTACACGAATTCCCTGAGTGCCAGGTTGGCAATCAATCGGGCTTGCGCGGTCAACACAACACGATCTTCCAGACACTGCAACAACCCCCTGGCTTCGAGTTTGGCCAGTTCATTTCCGTAGCATTCATCCAGCCGCTGACCAAAGCGCCTTTCGAAATCACGGCGAGACACTCCCTCTTTGACCAGGCGCAGGCCAAGGATCATTGTCTCAGCGCGCGCCTGCTGGGGAGTGATAGTCTCCACCTTTGCCAGATCTACAGCGGGTGATAGAGGGAATTGCTGGCTGCACTGCTCCATCGATAGGCAGTCAATCCGAGGATCGGACATCAAACGCACATACTCCGCTGGACGATCCACCGTGCCATACCGGACTGGTTCTACGAATCCATACCCCCCTGCCCCAACACCCAGGTATGGCAGTCGCCGCCAGTACTGAAGATTATGCTGGCAAACATATCCGGGTCTGGCCCAGTTGCTAATTTCATACTGGTCGAATCCTTCTTCGGCCAGGTAACCGGTAGCGTAATCATACATATCCGCGGCCAGATCATCGTCCAAAGCCACCAGCTTGCCAGTAGCCACCCGGCGATACAGGGGTGTACCAGGCTCAATTCCCAGACCATACAGTGACATATGTTCAGGAGCCAGCGCGACAGCCTGAGCCAGCGTTTCCCGCCAAGTAGCCAGAGTCTGCCCCGGAACCCCATAGATCAGATCAATGTTCACATTACTAAAACCCGCTGACCTGGCCGCTTGAACGGCCACGGCAACCTCTGCCCAGTCGTGGCGCCGGCCCAACAAGGCGAGTTCGCCCGCATGCGCCGACTGCGCTCCCAGGCTCAATCGCGTCACCCCCAACCGGCGTATTGCTGCCAGGTATGCCGCATCAAGCCCCCCTGGATTAGTCTCCAGTGTAATCTCAGCCGAATCCTGTACATGGAAAACCGCGCTAATGGTCTGAAGAATCTGTGCCAGCTGTTCGATCGAAAGCAGGCTTGGAGTCCCCCCACCAAAGTATACGGTGTCGAGTTTCAGTCTTCGACCAGCCGCCCTGCCAATCCAGTTAACCTCACGACACAACGCGCTCACATAGGCTGGAATCAGGCGACCCAGTCCAGCATATGTATTGAAGGCGCAGTACGAACAGCGCTTTTCACAGAACGGAATGTGGACATAAAGCGCCAGCCCCCCGTTGAGCAAAGTGGCGGAACTGCTGGCCATTGTGGCTACCTCGATGTCAATTGCAGGAACAATGCTAAATTACTATAATACACAAGACCTCATCAGCAATATTATCAAAAGATTCTTCCAGGATTTCGTCGAATGGTTGACACGCAGAAATTGAGCCGCATGCCAGACAATCCTCAGGGCAGTTCGCTGCAGCCGGGGGTGGTGCTCCAGAATCGCTGGCGAATCGTGGGAGTCCTCGGAGTCGGCGGCATGGCTTCCGTGTACAAGGCCCGCGATCTGCGCTTTCCGGATGTGGTGCGCCACGTCGCGGTCAAAGAAATGCTGAACCTGGCAACCGATCCCCAGATCAGAGAGCTTACGCTCCGCAACTTCGAACGGGAAGCTAATATCCTGGCCTCGCTGAGCCACCCGGCAATGCCAGAAATCTACGACTATTTTCCGGGGTCTAACCATGTATACCTGGTCATGGAATTCATCAATGGCAAAGATCTCGAGGCCATCCTCAACTCAGTACCGATGGAGAAGATTCCACCATCGACCATTCTCCAGTGGGCTATTGAGTTGTGCGATGTCATCGCTTATTTGCATGAGCACGAGCCAGAGCCAATTATCTTCCGCGATGTAAAGCCTTCTAATGTCATGATTGATCAGCATGGCAACGTGCGCTTGATTGACTTCGGCATTGCCAAGGTTTTCGAGTCCGGCCAGAAGGGTACCATGATCGGGACGGAGGGCTATTCAGCACCTGAACAGTATAAGGGCGAGGCAACGCCGGCCAGTGATATATACGCCATTGGCGCTACGCTCCACCACATTATTACACGCCGCGATCCCCGGCTTGAGCCACCCTTCAGCTTCGCAGAACGCCCCATCCGGAAATACAATGCCCAGATTTCGCCGGAATTCGAGCGGATCATCATGAAATCGCTGGCCTATGATGCTACCGAGCGCTTTGCGACCGCCCGTGAGATGAAAGAAGCGCTTGAGGCACTGGTCCATCCCGGACGTATCGAAGTAAGCTCCGGAGCGATCGGCGCTTCTGAAGATGGCTTTGTAGCCGGTGAAGGGTCATCCATAACGCCGATCTGGAGATTCCGCTGCGAGGATGAGATCCGCTCCTCGCCCGCGGTCTACAACGGGACGGTCTATGTAGGAGCTTACGATAACAACCTGTATGCCCTGCAGGCTACAGACGGCGCCTTCAGGTGGAAGTTCGCCACGGAGGGCGGCTTGGCAGCGTCGCCTGTTGTTGACCCCCAGAACCAGGTTGTCATCATTGGCTCAGAAGACTCGATTGTTTATGCCATCGAAATGCGCACCGGGCGTATCGTGTGGACTATTAAAACTGACAGGCCAGTGCGTTGTACGGCCCGCGTGGCGCATGGCCATGTCTTCTTTGGTAGTGATGATGGCAAACTGTACGCCGCCAAGGGCAATGGCCGCGTGTTGTGGAGGTTCGATGCCT
Proteins encoded in this window:
- a CDS encoding magnesium chelatase; translation: MAEHLPFPFLAIVNQIEMRMALLLAVINPAVGGVLLIGPRGTGKTTCVRSLTGILPDILVSTCPEGCMPEDYERLGEAGVCPLCAQKLAAGESITRLEPVRLVELPLNARLEDVVGGINERVAIQQNRIKLERGILSRADQNLLYIDEVNLLDDIIVDAILDAAAQGSYTVRRGAMVGTYRSRFVLIGSMNPEEGRLRPQIMDRFGLRVTVRGLTDDNERIEVYERVRRYRANPRRFIAEWAAATDEMREEVMAARELLREVTLAKDAQSAGLELVRKLQLDSHRAEYTMFEAARAHAAADGRIVAEVQDVRAVAPLALRQRRSQFMVDFFDRQAAEDEAIQEHLNAIIGRQE
- the acpP gene encoding acyl carrier protein, translating into MADSVEERVKGIIVDLLGVDEEKVVREARFREDLEADSLDLVELIMGFEEEFGGEISDEEAQKITTVGEAIDYISSRMVD
- a CDS encoding type 2 isopentenyl-diphosphate Delta-isomerase; translation: MPEVADSRLTSSRKADHIRINLEENVQFPRLTTGLERYRFLHQAVPELNLTEIDLHTEFLGKRLAAPILISSMTGGTEEAHRINRNLALAAQQMGIAMGLGSQRAAIENPSLAWTFQVRDVAPDILLFANLGAVQLNYGYGVEHCQRAVDMVGADALILHLNVLQEAVQPEGDGNFAGLLDRIEQVCRVLPVPVIAKEVGWGLSEEAARRLIDAGVHILDVAGSGGTSWSEVEYHRAPNAFYAQVAACFADWGIPTADSLIYVRGVAPAIPLIASGGLRDGVDIAKCLALGADLAGLAGPFLKVAAQSVEAVLELIELLERQLRIAMLCAGAGDIASLKKVSLVVHSPSPLEA
- a CDS encoding polyprenyl synthetase family protein; its protein translation is MEDRWKELAVYRDALNREMRSLVGRFAPGPAELDRMLCYHLGWVDEDGHAVEVYPGKQVRPLLVLLSAESAGGKWEQALPAAAAIELLHNFSLIHDDIEDGSPLRRGRPSVWKLWGVSSAINAGDAMFALSYAALWSLVERGVPEYRVLQAMSLFARTGLELTRGQHLDMAFERVSVVSVDEYLAMIGAKSAALIAASAEMGALVSGAPDKVVQRYREFGYALGVAFQIRDDILGIWGEQRVTGKSTVTDIVSKKKTLPVLFGLEVSSELREIYAQPGLSDMDVARCVQILGECGAREYAVKLEEQYLERVGEVVGSLGGGGVSDVLLWLVEALLGRGF
- the hemW gene encoding radical SAM family heme chaperone HemW yields the protein MASSSATLLNGGLALYVHIPFCEKRCSYCAFNTYAGLGRLIPAYVSALCREVNWIGRAAGRRLKLDTVYFGGGTPSLLSIEQLAQILQTISAVFHVQDSAEITLETNPGGLDAAYLAAIRRLGVTRLSLGAQSAHAGELALLGRRHDWAEVAVAVQAARSAGFSNVNIDLIYGVPGQTLATWRETLAQAVALAPEHMSLYGLGIEPGTPLYRRVATGKLVALDDDLAADMYDYATGYLAEEGFDQYEISNWARPGYVCQHNLQYWRRLPYLGVGAGGYGFVEPVRYGTVDRPAEYVRLMSDPRIDCLSMEQCSQQFPLSPAVDLAKVETITPQQARAETMILGLRLVKEGVSRRDFERRFGQRLDECYGNELAKLEARGLLQCLEDRVVLTAQARLIANLALREFV
- a CDS encoding serine/threonine-protein kinase; this translates as MVDTQKLSRMPDNPQGSSLQPGVVLQNRWRIVGVLGVGGMASVYKARDLRFPDVVRHVAVKEMLNLATDPQIRELTLRNFEREANILASLSHPAMPEIYDYFPGSNHVYLVMEFINGKDLEAILNSVPMEKIPPSTILQWAIELCDVIAYLHEHEPEPIIFRDVKPSNVMIDQHGNVRLIDFGIAKVFESGQKGTMIGTEGYSAPEQYKGEATPASDIYAIGATLHHIITRRDPRLEPPFSFAERPIRKYNAQISPEFERIIMKSLAYDATERFATAREMKEALEALVHPGRIEVSSGAIGASEDGFVAGEGSSITPIWRFRCEDEIRSSPAVYNGTVYVGAYDNNLYALQATDGAFRWKFATEGGLAASPVVDPQNQVVIIGSEDSIVYAIEMRTGRIVWTIKTDRPVRCTARVAHGHVFFGSDDGKLYAAKGNGRVLWRFDASAPIRSRPYVTDEYIIFGSEAGEVVGLDLSGAPKWRFRAKRGVTSSPAVYEGVAYFGSSDWHIYAVDIRTGYSIWRFRTQKPVWSSPTVDPVTKTVFVGSVDGNLYALDIESGKERWRFTTENQITSSPAIANGSVYIGSVDRHVYSVNAKTGKLNWSFCTEGPVASSPEVVDNVVYIGSSDHYVYALPA